A stretch of Streptomyces vietnamensis DNA encodes these proteins:
- a CDS encoding EamA family transporter has translation MRPYALGAAPAPLLLLTGMVSLQFGSAFAKRLFEETGPAGATLLRLLIAAALLCLLSRPAPRLLRTHWRLLLPYGAVFTVMQFAFYEATSRLPLGVVVTLEFSGPLLLAALTSRRALDRLWVAVAAVGLLVLGGTRGMDDPVGLAASLLTGAALTGYILLGARVGRAVPGGSGLALGISIAAVLALPTAPALGLPSLDVLLRPGVLGTALAVAVLTTVIPFSLEFAALRRMPPRVFAVLSTVEPVIAALVGLALLGEHLSAAQWAAVLCVVTAAVGTAVPSSTAPPDQPPASSDRSPSRKNGVHS, from the coding sequence ATGCGTCCGTACGCCCTGGGAGCCGCGCCCGCCCCGCTGCTGCTCCTGACCGGCATGGTCAGCCTGCAGTTCGGGTCCGCCTTCGCCAAACGACTGTTCGAGGAGACGGGGCCGGCCGGCGCGACCCTGCTCCGGCTGCTCATCGCCGCCGCCCTGCTCTGCCTGCTGTCCCGCCCCGCGCCACGGCTCCTGCGCACCCACTGGCGACTGCTGCTCCCGTACGGAGCCGTCTTCACCGTCATGCAGTTCGCCTTCTACGAGGCCACCTCCCGACTCCCGCTCGGCGTCGTCGTGACGCTGGAGTTCAGCGGGCCGCTGCTGCTCGCCGCGCTCACCTCGCGCCGCGCCCTCGACCGGCTCTGGGTCGCGGTCGCGGCGGTCGGGCTCCTCGTGCTCGGCGGGACGCGGGGCATGGACGATCCGGTCGGCCTCGCCGCGAGCCTGCTCACCGGCGCCGCGCTCACCGGGTACATCCTGCTCGGCGCCCGCGTGGGCCGCGCGGTCCCCGGCGGCTCCGGCCTGGCCCTCGGCATCTCGATCGCCGCCGTCCTCGCCCTGCCCACCGCACCGGCGCTCGGCCTGCCCTCCCTCGACGTCCTCCTGCGCCCGGGGGTGCTCGGCACCGCGCTCGCGGTCGCGGTCCTGACGACCGTCATCCCCTTCTCCCTGGAGTTCGCGGCGCTGCGCCGGATGCCGCCCCGGGTCTTCGCCGTGCTGTCCACGGTGGAGCCCGTCATCGCGGCCCTGGTGGGCCTCGCGCTGCTCGGCGAGCACCTCTCCGCCGCCCAGTGGGCCGCCGTGCTCTGCGTGGTGACGGCGGCGGTGGGAACGGCCGTGCCCTCGTCCACCGCCCCGCCCGACCAACCCCCCGCATCATCCGATCGATCCCCGTCCCGGAAGAACGGAGTGCACAGTTGA
- a CDS encoding 3-hydroxyacyl-CoA dehydrogenase family protein — MARKLAVIGAGLMGSGIAQVSAQAGWDVVLRDVTDAALTRGTDGIKASYDKFVAKGKLAAEDAEAALGRITATTELDAVADADVVVEAVFENLDVKHDIFRSLDKIVKDGAVLASNTSAIPITKIAAVTERPEAVVGVHFFSPVPMMQLVELVRGYKTSDETLATARAFAESVGKTCIVVNRDVAGFVTTRLISALVVEAAKLHESGVATAEDIDIACKLGFGHAMGPLATADLTGIDILVNAANNIYTESQDEKFAPPELMRRMVDAGDIGRKSGQGFYKY, encoded by the coding sequence GTGGCCAGGAAGCTTGCCGTCATCGGGGCCGGACTCATGGGATCCGGCATCGCACAGGTCTCGGCACAGGCGGGCTGGGACGTCGTCCTGCGTGACGTCACCGACGCCGCCCTGACCCGCGGCACCGACGGCATCAAGGCGTCGTACGACAAGTTCGTCGCCAAGGGTAAGCTCGCCGCCGAGGACGCCGAGGCCGCGCTCGGCCGGATCACCGCCACCACCGAGCTCGACGCCGTCGCCGACGCGGACGTCGTCGTCGAGGCCGTCTTCGAGAACCTCGACGTCAAGCACGACATCTTCCGCTCGCTCGACAAGATCGTGAAGGACGGCGCCGTCCTCGCCTCCAACACCTCCGCGATCCCGATCACCAAGATCGCCGCGGTGACCGAGCGCCCCGAGGCCGTCGTCGGCGTCCACTTCTTCTCGCCCGTCCCGATGATGCAGCTCGTCGAGCTGGTCCGCGGCTACAAGACGAGCGACGAGACCCTCGCCACCGCCCGCGCGTTCGCCGAGTCCGTCGGCAAGACCTGCATCGTCGTCAACCGCGACGTCGCCGGCTTCGTCACCACCCGCCTCATCTCGGCCCTCGTCGTCGAGGCCGCCAAGCTCCACGAGTCGGGCGTCGCCACCGCCGAGGACATCGACATCGCCTGCAAGCTCGGCTTCGGCCACGCCATGGGCCCGCTCGCCACCGCCGACCTCACCGGCATCGACATCCTGGTGAACGCCGCCAACAACATCTACACCGAGTCCCAGGACGAGAAGTTCGCGCCGCCGGAGCTGATGCGCCGGATGGTGGACGCGGGTGACATCGGCCGCAAGAGCGGGCAGGGCTTCTACAAGTACTGA
- a CDS encoding STAS domain-containing protein, translating into MHIRGDHVELVVGGRLDVRSAADARTVLHTAVDDGVGDLVLDLTGLDSWDATGLGVIMGAHRRAGRCGRRLVLRGVPPQMQRLLVATRLHRILAIEGGLALESLPRV; encoded by the coding sequence ATGCACATCAGGGGCGACCACGTCGAGCTGGTCGTCGGGGGCCGCCTCGACGTCCGCAGCGCGGCGGACGCCCGTACGGTCCTGCACACGGCCGTCGACGACGGAGTCGGCGACCTGGTGCTCGACCTGACCGGACTCGACTCCTGGGACGCGACCGGACTCGGCGTCATCATGGGCGCCCACCGGAGGGCCGGCCGCTGCGGCCGGCGCCTCGTCCTGCGCGGGGTGCCGCCCCAGATGCAGCGGCTCCTCGTCGCCACCCGACTGCACCGCATCCTCGCCATCGAGGGCGGCCTCGCCCTGGAGTCCCTGCCCCGCGTGTGA
- a CDS encoding tetratricopeptide repeat protein, whose product MDPINPGSEEYGHDTEGEEARQGRGVPAPAPAQTPARARVVRLVSGELLLTVNPVDGSEIEPCPPGQEPAAPRPRTPEERAEAARAAAPPVLPGPAAPELPLLERQEERERLAGILGRGRCARVVGAPGSGRTALLDAVAADCADLAPDGVVRLSGHHRTPTELLHELFTAVRYAPDHRPDRAGLLDRIGDVGAVVVVDDLEFGGAALDELLAAAPECAFLLAAGPDTPAPSADAPIEEVLLAGLGRAAALQLLESAVGRTLTEEEVNWAGDLWFESEGLPLRFVQAGALLRQRDKLRVTPAEFDAFGALEEAFGPADPAAAAAVAAAAFDGVDDPDVELREIPLPSLGEGAAPAALLASRLSRSAQAALRFAVALGGEVPHQAHLPALVGDTHADAALGELMACGLLSPVGPRYRLSAGVLTQLLAHGYEHGAADRAHTAAQHYAWWASHPSVTPERAAAESDALLAALTALIPGTGDTAAEHRATAVLLARAAAPAFAAGLHWGAWERALRAGQEAARLTGEVAEEAYFHHELGVLAICAGNLERARAELEASIGMRGALADKRGTVAGRRALALVADLSGDHAAAVEPVSPPRGTPALRGPAARPALPRAEAVTAPLPAGPARTPAAAPAPAFPDFADEGPTVITRPDTAGSGGRRTGLKGGILSGARRNLVAVGAGALLVAVLGTVVTLGATSGNGEDPATDRVTSDSTASESGTDDGLDGEEPPAEGETDPGETGKATHSDSPSPSSSDSSSPSASTDPSESGSPSPSDSPSETTSPTATTEPTGGATTTAPTTTGGPRPTTTPPRPTTTPPKPPTTTTSPPPTTEPPTTAPPTTTAPPASETTILNASSASESPS is encoded by the coding sequence ATGGACCCGATCAACCCTGGGTCGGAGGAGTACGGTCACGACACCGAGGGCGAGGAGGCCCGCCAGGGCCGTGGCGTGCCCGCACCGGCGCCTGCCCAGACGCCCGCGCGTGCCCGCGTCGTCCGGCTCGTCTCCGGCGAACTGCTCCTCACCGTCAACCCCGTCGACGGCAGCGAGATCGAACCCTGCCCGCCCGGGCAGGAACCGGCCGCCCCCCGCCCCCGCACCCCCGAGGAGCGCGCCGAGGCCGCCCGCGCCGCCGCCCCGCCCGTCCTGCCGGGCCCCGCCGCGCCCGAGCTGCCCCTCCTCGAACGCCAGGAGGAACGCGAACGGCTCGCCGGCATCCTCGGCCGGGGTCGCTGCGCCCGCGTCGTCGGCGCCCCCGGATCCGGCCGCACCGCCCTCCTCGACGCCGTCGCCGCCGACTGCGCCGACCTCGCCCCCGACGGCGTCGTCCGCCTCTCCGGCCACCACCGCACCCCCACCGAACTCCTCCACGAGCTCTTCACCGCCGTCCGGTACGCCCCCGACCACCGCCCCGACCGGGCCGGCCTCCTCGACCGGATCGGCGACGTCGGCGCCGTGGTCGTCGTCGACGACCTGGAGTTCGGCGGCGCCGCCCTCGACGAGCTCCTCGCCGCCGCCCCCGAGTGCGCCTTCCTCCTCGCCGCGGGCCCCGACACGCCCGCCCCCTCCGCCGACGCCCCCATCGAGGAGGTCCTCCTCGCCGGCCTCGGCCGCGCCGCCGCCCTCCAGCTCCTGGAGAGCGCCGTCGGCCGCACCCTCACCGAGGAGGAGGTCAACTGGGCCGGCGACCTGTGGTTCGAGTCCGAAGGCCTCCCGCTCCGCTTCGTCCAGGCCGGCGCCCTGCTCCGGCAGCGCGACAAGCTGCGCGTCACCCCCGCCGAGTTCGACGCCTTCGGCGCCCTCGAAGAGGCCTTCGGACCCGCCGACCCCGCAGCCGCGGCGGCCGTCGCGGCCGCCGCCTTCGACGGCGTCGACGACCCCGACGTCGAACTCCGCGAGATACCGCTGCCCAGCCTCGGCGAGGGCGCCGCCCCCGCCGCGCTCCTCGCCTCCCGCCTCAGCCGCTCCGCCCAGGCCGCCCTGCGCTTCGCCGTCGCCCTCGGCGGCGAGGTCCCGCACCAGGCCCACCTCCCGGCCCTCGTCGGCGACACCCACGCCGACGCCGCCCTCGGCGAACTCATGGCCTGCGGACTGCTCTCCCCGGTCGGCCCCCGCTACCGGCTCTCCGCCGGAGTCCTCACCCAGCTCCTCGCCCACGGCTACGAGCACGGGGCCGCCGACCGCGCCCACACCGCCGCCCAGCACTACGCCTGGTGGGCGTCCCACCCCTCCGTCACCCCCGAGCGGGCCGCCGCCGAGTCCGACGCCCTGCTCGCCGCCCTCACCGCGCTGATCCCCGGCACCGGCGACACCGCCGCCGAACACCGGGCCACCGCCGTCCTCCTCGCCCGCGCCGCCGCACCCGCCTTCGCCGCCGGACTCCACTGGGGTGCCTGGGAGCGGGCCCTGCGCGCCGGACAGGAAGCCGCCCGGCTCACCGGCGAGGTCGCCGAGGAGGCCTACTTCCACCACGAGCTCGGCGTCCTCGCGATCTGCGCCGGAAACCTGGAGCGCGCCCGCGCCGAACTGGAGGCCTCCATCGGCATGCGCGGGGCGCTCGCCGACAAGCGTGGCACCGTCGCCGGCCGCCGGGCGCTCGCCCTCGTCGCCGACCTCTCCGGAGACCACGCGGCCGCCGTGGAGCCCGTCTCCCCGCCGCGCGGCACCCCCGCCCTGCGCGGCCCGGCCGCCCGCCCCGCCCTCCCGAGAGCCGAGGCCGTCACGGCCCCGCTGCCGGCCGGACCCGCCCGGACCCCGGCGGCGGCCCCGGCCCCCGCGTTCCCCGACTTCGCCGACGAGGGCCCGACGGTCATCACCCGCCCCGACACCGCCGGGAGCGGCGGCCGCAGGACCGGCCTCAAGGGCGGCATCCTCAGCGGCGCCCGCCGCAACCTCGTCGCCGTCGGCGCGGGCGCGCTCCTCGTCGCCGTCCTCGGCACCGTCGTGACCCTCGGCGCCACCTCCGGCAACGGCGAGGACCCCGCCACCGACCGCGTCACCTCCGACAGCACCGCGAGCGAGAGCGGCACCGACGACGGCCTCGACGGCGAGGAGCCGCCCGCCGAGGGCGAGACCGACCCGGGCGAGACCGGGAAGGCCACGCACTCGGACTCCCCGAGCCCGTCGAGCTCGGACAGCAGCTCGCCGTCCGCCTCGACGGACCCGTCCGAGTCCGGCTCTCCGTCACCCTCGGACAGCCCGTCGGAGACGACGTCCCCCACCGCGACGACGGAGCCCACCGGGGGAGCCACGACGACGGCCCCCACCACCACCGGCGGGCCGCGCCCGACGACGACGCCCCCGAGGCCGACGACCACGCCGCCGAAGCCGCCGACGACCACCACCAGCCCGCCGCCGACGACCGAGCCGCCGACGACGGCCCCGCCGACGACCACCGCGCCCCCGGCGAGCGAGACCACGATCCTCAACGCCTCCTCCGCCTCGGAGTCGCCGTCCTGA
- the nucS gene encoding endonuclease NucS: MRLVIARCSVDYAGRLTAHLPSAPRLILVKADGSVSIHADDRAYKPLNWMSPPCTLKEGVDGEAGIWTVINKAGEKLIITMEEILHDSSHELGVDPGLIKDGVEAHLQELLADRIETLGEGYTLIRREYPTAIGPVDILCRDADGATVAVEIKRRGEIDGVEQLTRYLELLNRDPHLAPVKGVFAAQEIKPQARVLATDRGIGCVVLDYDALRGIEDDKLRLF, from the coding sequence ATGCGTCTCGTCATTGCCCGTTGCTCCGTGGACTACGCGGGTCGACTCACGGCCCACCTGCCCTCCGCGCCCCGTCTGATCCTGGTCAAGGCAGACGGCAGCGTCTCCATCCACGCGGACGACCGGGCGTACAAACCGCTCAACTGGATGTCCCCGCCGTGCACCCTGAAGGAGGGTGTCGACGGTGAGGCGGGCATCTGGACCGTGATCAACAAAGCGGGCGAGAAACTGATCATCACGATGGAGGAGATCCTCCACGACTCCTCGCACGAGCTGGGCGTGGACCCGGGTCTCATCAAGGACGGCGTCGAGGCGCACCTCCAGGAGCTGCTCGCCGACCGCATCGAGACCCTCGGCGAGGGCTACACCCTGATCCGCCGCGAGTACCCGACGGCGATCGGCCCCGTGGACATCCTGTGCCGGGACGCCGACGGCGCGACGGTCGCGGTGGAGATCAAGCGGCGCGGCGAGATCGACGGCGTCGAGCAGCTGACCCGCTACCTGGAGCTGCTCAACCGCGATCCGCACCTGGCACCGGTGAAGGGCGTCTTCGCGGCCCAGGAGATCAAGCCGCAGGCGCGGGTCCTCGCGACGGACCGCGGGATCGGCTGCGTGGTCCTCGACTACGACGCGCTGCGCGGCATCGAGGACGACAAGCTGCGGCTGTTCTAG
- a CDS encoding SCO5389 family protein — protein sequence MSLDVSPALLEQAERGEVDEADFVDCVRTSLPYAWEMISSLVAQLKVDGGEFADNQTPPPNEQARGQLLRALASDAIRGALQRHFGVRLAFQNCHRVAVFPLDPSVDERLARFTSVRGQLLNQSPELRDC from the coding sequence ATGTCGCTCGACGTCTCACCGGCCCTGTTGGAACAGGCCGAGCGAGGCGAGGTCGACGAAGCCGACTTCGTCGACTGCGTCCGGACCTCCCTGCCCTACGCATGGGAGATGATCAGTTCTCTGGTGGCACAGCTGAAGGTCGACGGCGGAGAGTTCGCCGACAACCAGACGCCGCCGCCGAATGAGCAGGCACGTGGTCAGCTGCTGCGCGCGCTCGCGAGCGATGCCATTCGTGGTGCGCTGCAGCGGCATTTCGGGGTGCGTCTCGCCTTCCAGAACTGCCACCGCGTGGCGGTCTTCCCGCTGGACCCGTCGGTGGACGAGCGCCTCGCCCGCTTCACGTCCGTACGGGGACAGCTGCTGAACCAGTCGCCCGAACTGCGCGACTGCTGA
- a CDS encoding LLM class flavin-dependent oxidoreductase — translation MRVGTFVLAAQFPGQGQGEALHRAVRTAEVAEEAGLDSVWLAEHHFVPYGVCPSAVTLAALLLGRTRRLRVGTAVSVLPTVHPVALGEQAALLHLTSGGRFTLGVGRGGPWVDLEVFGAGLDAYEKRFPESLDLLLRWLTEPRVGAEGERFAFREVPVVPRPDELIGGAASPEVVVACTSPKSVRLAAERGLPMLLGMHCGDEDKAEMVAAWARCAREAGRATEEIARIGACHVSAGVAQLADRGADAAEALVKAMPGWLKQGLDAHVTVDGRHRVMRDPVAYTELLCGLHPVGTPRHAADRLAATAERTGITRFALLAEGSGDLAATEENVRRLGAEVLPLLV, via the coding sequence ATGCGCGTGGGTACGTTCGTTCTGGCAGCCCAGTTCCCGGGCCAGGGCCAGGGGGAGGCACTGCACCGGGCGGTGCGGACCGCCGAGGTCGCCGAGGAGGCGGGGCTCGACTCCGTCTGGCTCGCCGAGCACCACTTCGTGCCGTACGGGGTCTGCCCCTCGGCCGTGACACTGGCCGCACTGCTCCTCGGCCGCACCCGGCGGCTCCGGGTCGGCACGGCGGTGAGCGTGCTGCCGACCGTCCACCCGGTGGCCCTCGGCGAGCAGGCGGCGCTGCTGCACCTCACCTCGGGCGGCAGGTTCACCCTCGGGGTGGGCCGGGGCGGTCCCTGGGTCGACCTGGAGGTCTTCGGCGCGGGCCTCGATGCGTACGAGAAGAGGTTCCCCGAATCGCTCGATCTGCTCCTTCGCTGGCTCACCGAGCCGCGCGTCGGCGCCGAGGGGGAACGATTCGCTTTCCGTGAGGTGCCCGTCGTGCCCCGGCCCGACGAGCTGATCGGCGGGGCGGCCTCCCCCGAGGTGGTGGTGGCCTGCACCTCGCCGAAGAGCGTCAGGCTCGCGGCGGAGCGCGGACTGCCGATGCTGCTCGGCATGCACTGCGGCGACGAGGACAAGGCCGAGATGGTCGCGGCCTGGGCGCGGTGCGCGCGGGAGGCCGGGCGGGCTACGGAGGAGATCGCGCGGATCGGTGCCTGCCACGTCTCGGCGGGGGTGGCGCAGCTCGCGGACCGGGGCGCGGACGCGGCGGAGGCGCTGGTGAAGGCGATGCCGGGCTGGCTGAAGCAGGGGCTCGACGCGCATGTGACGGTGGACGGCCGGCACCGGGTGATGCGGGACCCCGTCGCGTACACGGAGCTGCTGTGCGGGCTGCACCCGGTGGGCACGCCGCGGCACGCGGCGGACCGGCTGGCGGCGACCGCGGAGCGTACGGGCATCACGCGCTTCGCCCTGCTCGCGGAGGGCTCGGGCGACCTCGCGGCGACCGAGGAGAACGTCCGGCGGCTGGGCGCGGAGGTCCTGCCGCTCCTGGTGTGA
- a CDS encoding ABC transporter permease subunit — protein sequence MTAPAHHQAPASAPYSYVSPIPVRAAHLGDALASEWTKIRSVRSTMWTLGVMILLMLAIGLGVAAIASGADVEMGGQSALAFGFFGMLPASICVITLGVLTIASEYGTGMIRTTLTACPSRARVLTAKAIVFFLLVFSVTTVMATLVAMAQVALVDTAATPTTGEWLRATVGAGAYLALLGLLSLAVGTVIRHSAGAITVMIGLLLLPLVAGMFMMAEALQSVQKFLFTYAIPSQMIALYNDAPQFGDSGPAGWEALLIMAAVAAAALGGAYALLNSRDV from the coding sequence ATGACCGCCCCCGCCCACCACCAGGCCCCGGCCTCGGCGCCGTACTCCTACGTCTCCCCCATCCCGGTCCGCGCCGCGCACCTCGGTGACGCGCTCGCCTCCGAGTGGACGAAGATCCGCTCGGTGCGTTCGACGATGTGGACGCTCGGGGTGATGATCCTGCTGATGCTCGCCATCGGCCTGGGCGTCGCGGCCATCGCCTCGGGCGCCGACGTCGAGATGGGCGGGCAGTCCGCGCTCGCCTTCGGCTTCTTCGGGATGCTGCCGGCGTCGATCTGCGTGATCACGCTCGGCGTCCTGACGATCGCCTCCGAGTACGGCACGGGCATGATCCGTACGACCCTGACGGCCTGCCCGAGCCGGGCCCGGGTGCTGACGGCGAAGGCGATCGTCTTCTTCCTGCTGGTCTTCTCGGTCACCACGGTGATGGCGACCCTGGTGGCGATGGCGCAGGTCGCCCTCGTGGACACGGCGGCGACGCCGACGACCGGCGAGTGGCTGCGGGCGACGGTCGGCGCGGGCGCCTACCTGGCCCTGCTCGGGCTGCTCTCGCTCGCGGTGGGGACGGTCATCCGGCACTCGGCCGGCGCGATCACGGTGATGATCGGTCTGCTGCTGCTGCCGCTGGTGGCGGGCATGTTCATGATGGCCGAGGCGCTGCAGTCGGTGCAGAAGTTCCTGTTCACCTACGCGATCCCCTCGCAGATGATCGCGCTCTACAACGACGCCCCGCAGTTCGGCGACTCCGGCCCGGCGGGCTGGGAGGCGCTGCTGATCATGGCCGCCGTCGCGGCGGCGGCCCTGGGCGGCGCGTACGCCCTGCTGAACAGCCGGGACGTGTGA
- a CDS encoding ABC transporter ATP-binding protein, whose amino-acid sequence MIEAVGLTKRYGAKTAVYNLSFQVRPGVVTGFLGPNGSGKSTTMRMILGLDRPTAGHVTIGGHPFRQLPNAPRQVGALLDAKAVHGGRSARSHLLSLAQLAGIPAQRVDEVLGVVGLQDVAKRRSKGFSLGMGQRLGIAAALLGDPQVLLFDEPVNGLDPEGILWVRNLMKKLASEGRTVFVSSHLMSEMALTADHLIVIGRGQLLADMPVKDFISANSADFARVRTPGTEPAQREKLTSVLMEAGGQVLSEPDGALRVTGLPLPRISDLAHGADVRLWELSPHQASLEEAYMRLTQGAVDYRSTDDRLVHLQPPAQPGQPGYGMPPQPPVQDVPQEGWYAPPPPGQNPYAGGPQAAAPAPYAPPAAAPAPYAPPAAAPGPYAPPAAPQPSLPQPSDTTKDAR is encoded by the coding sequence ATGATCGAGGCAGTCGGCCTGACGAAGCGCTACGGCGCCAAGACGGCCGTGTACAACCTTTCCTTCCAGGTGAGGCCCGGTGTCGTCACCGGCTTCCTGGGGCCCAACGGATCCGGCAAGTCGACGACGATGCGCATGATCCTCGGGCTCGACCGGCCCACCGCGGGCCACGTCACGATCGGCGGCCACCCCTTCCGGCAGCTGCCGAACGCCCCCCGCCAGGTCGGCGCGCTCCTCGACGCCAAGGCCGTGCACGGCGGCCGGAGCGCGCGCAGCCATCTGCTGTCGCTCGCCCAGCTGGCCGGCATCCCGGCCCAGCGCGTCGACGAGGTCCTCGGCGTGGTCGGCCTCCAGGACGTCGCCAAGCGGCGCTCGAAGGGCTTCTCGCTCGGCATGGGCCAGCGCCTCGGCATCGCGGCGGCCCTCCTCGGCGACCCGCAGGTGCTGCTCTTCGACGAGCCCGTCAACGGCCTGGACCCCGAGGGCATCCTCTGGGTGCGGAACCTGATGAAGAAGCTGGCCTCCGAGGGCCGCACGGTCTTCGTCTCCAGCCACCTCATGAGCGAGATGGCGCTGACGGCCGACCACCTGATCGTGATCGGCCGGGGGCAGCTGCTCGCCGACATGCCGGTGAAGGACTTCATCTCGGCGAACTCCGCCGACTTCGCCCGGGTGCGGACCCCGGGCACCGAGCCGGCGCAGCGGGAGAAGCTGACGTCGGTGCTGATGGAGGCCGGCGGCCAGGTGCTGTCCGAGCCGGACGGGGCGCTGCGCGTCACGGGCCTGCCCCTGCCGCGGATCAGCGACCTGGCGCACGGCGCGGACGTACGGCTCTGGGAGCTGTCCCCGCACCAGGCCTCGCTCGAGGAGGCGTACATGCGGCTGACGCAGGGCGCCGTGGACTACCGCTCCACCGACGACCGCCTCGTCCACCTCCAGCCGCCCGCGCAGCCGGGGCAGCCGGGGTACGGGATGCCGCCGCAGCCGCCGGTCCAGGACGTGCCGCAGGAGGGCTGGTACGCCCCGCCGCCGCCCGGACAGAACCCGTACGCCGGCGGTCCGCAGGCCGCGGCGCCGGCCCCGTACGCCCCTCCGGCCGCCGCGCCGGCGCCGTACGCCCCGCCGGCCGCCGCCCCCGGTCCGTACGCCCCTCCGGCCGCCCCGCAGCCGAGCCTCCCGCAGCCGAGCGACACCACCAAGGACGCCCGATGA
- a CDS encoding ABC transporter permease, with the protein MAVASAVLQSEWTKIRTVSSTVWTLASAFFVTVAMGAGLSALTNATFNDMRAVERATFDPTLISFSGMILGQLAMVVFGVLVVGTEYSSGMIRTSLAAVPQRATFLFSKVAVAGGLALLVGLATSFTAFFLGQALLGGHRASIGDDNVLRAVIGAGLYMGLIALFSMGVAAMLRSSMLSLGILVPFLLLVSNILSAVPKAKEVALYFPDQAGSKVMRVVPDAMNSEEAPYGPWGGLGIMVLWVVASLIGGYLVLKKRDA; encoded by the coding sequence ATGGCAGTGGCATCCGCGGTCCTGCAGTCCGAGTGGACCAAGATCCGGACGGTGTCGTCGACCGTCTGGACGCTGGCGAGCGCCTTCTTCGTCACGGTGGCGATGGGCGCGGGGCTGAGCGCCCTGACGAACGCCACCTTCAACGACATGAGGGCGGTCGAGAGGGCCACCTTCGACCCGACCCTGATCAGCTTCTCCGGGATGATCCTGGGGCAGCTGGCGATGGTGGTCTTCGGCGTCCTGGTGGTGGGGACCGAGTACTCCTCCGGCATGATCCGCACCTCGCTGGCCGCCGTGCCGCAGCGCGCGACCTTCCTCTTCTCGAAGGTCGCGGTGGCGGGCGGGCTCGCCCTCCTGGTGGGGCTCGCGACGAGCTTCACCGCCTTCTTCCTGGGGCAGGCGCTGCTCGGCGGGCACCGTGCCTCGATCGGCGACGACAACGTGCTGCGCGCGGTGATCGGCGCCGGGCTCTACATGGGCCTGATCGCCCTGTTCTCGATGGGCGTGGCGGCGATGCTGCGTTCGTCGATGCTGTCGCTCGGCATCCTGGTGCCGTTCCTCCTCCTGGTCTCGAACATCCTCTCGGCGGTCCCGAAGGCCAAGGAGGTGGCGCTCTACTTCCCGGACCAGGCCGGCTCGAAGGTCATGCGGGTCGTCCCGGACGCGATGAACTCGGAGGAGGCGCCGTACGGCCCCTGGGGCGGGCTCGGGATCATGGTGCTCTGGGTGGTGGCCTCGCTCATCGGCGGCTACCTGGTGCTGAAGAAGCGGGACGCCTGA
- a CDS encoding ABC transporter ATP-binding protein, with protein sequence MIELEGLTKRYGTKTAVDHLSFQVRPGVITGFLGPNGAGKSTTMRMMLDLDNPTSGTVRIDGKHYRDLAEPLKYIGALLDAKAMHGGRSAYNNLLCLAQSNRIPASRVDEVLDLVGLTAVAKKKSKGFSLGMGQRLGIASALLGDPEILMFDEPVNGLDPEGIHWIRNLMKALAAEGRTIFVSSHLMSEMALTADHLIVIGQGKLLADTSMADFIQQNSRTYVRMRSPQQERLRDVLHANGFLVIEAGGGALEVDGASTEKLGELAAENGLVLHELSAQRASLEEAFMQMTAAAVEYHAHGTDVHGGTGVHSDAGAPGPQWGTTSEGA encoded by the coding sequence ATGATCGAGCTTGAGGGCCTCACCAAGCGCTACGGGACGAAGACCGCGGTCGACCACCTCTCCTTCCAGGTCCGGCCCGGCGTGATCACCGGCTTCCTCGGGCCGAACGGGGCGGGCAAGTCGACGACGATGCGGATGATGCTCGACCTGGACAACCCGACGAGCGGGACGGTCCGGATCGACGGCAAGCACTACCGGGACCTGGCCGAGCCGCTGAAGTACATCGGGGCGCTGCTCGACGCCAAGGCGATGCACGGCGGCCGTTCGGCGTACAACAACCTGCTGTGTCTGGCGCAGTCCAACCGCATCCCGGCGAGCCGGGTGGACGAGGTGCTCGACCTGGTGGGTCTGACGGCGGTCGCGAAGAAGAAGTCGAAGGGTTTCTCCCTCGGCATGGGGCAGCGGCTCGGCATCGCGTCGGCGCTCCTGGGCGATCCCGAGATCCTGATGTTCGACGAACCCGTCAATGGTCTGGACCCCGAGGGAATTCACTGGATCCGCAATCTGATGAAGGCGTTGGCGGCCGAGGGCCGGACGATCTTCGTCTCCAGCCATCTGATGAGTGAAATGGCGCTGACGGCCGATCACCTGATCGTGATCGGGCAGGGAAAGCTGCTGGCCGACACGTCGATGGCTGATTTCATCCAGCAGAATTCCCGGACTTATGTGCGAATGCGTTCGCCGCAGCAGGAACGGCTGCGGGACGTGCTCCACGCCAACGGATTTCTCGTGATCGAGGCGGGCGGCGGCGCCCTCGAGGTGGACGGGGCGAGCACGGAGAAGCTGGGCGAGCTGGCGGCGGAGAACGGGCTCGTGCTGCACGAACTGAGTGCCCAGCGCGCCTCCCTCGAAGAAGCGTTCATGCAGATGACGGCCGCCGCGGTGGAGTACCACGCGCACGGCACCGACGTACACGGCGGCACCGGCGTCCACAGCGACGCCGGGGCGCCGGGCCCCCAGTGGGGCACGACCTCCGAGGGAGCCTGA